A part of Setaria viridis chromosome 8, Setaria_viridis_v4.0, whole genome shotgun sequence genomic DNA contains:
- the LOC117834119 gene encoding uncharacterized protein, producing MGRKGGLAAIFSSKPKLAAADTPWSWPSCAASPQTASFRRQGRHDGDDYRPCTTAGRHRSSEPTAAAGRLRPPRKAAAAGGDDDMYKMVNSVYFDATDSCRFFFDDDGDGWEAGGDDEVEDGLDDGSFSTTTASEEWSEAVIRSLGRTSTDRFFFDAGPGTAPASNSILAASPSPPLPCRTAARATLAPPHEEAPKQQALPSEVAAAASVLSDDPDFFSDSEEEEAPASASLVEESVAVALDSEDPFGDFRASMEEMVSAHGLRDWPALQEMLLWYLRINGKHNHALIVGAFVDLLVGLATGSSAAAATTTTTTTTTTATMTATTTTSACSTSSSSSSASSSGGDAITTSGTAAAAAAAAACIEEQCGGGSAGASCSSSDLEVDDGEGR from the coding sequence ATGGGGAGGAAGGGCGGCCTCGCCGCTATCTTCTCCTCCAAGCCCAAGCTCGCCGCGGCCGACACGCCGTGGTCGTGGCCCTCCTGCGCGGCCAGCCCGCAGACGGCCTCCTTCCGCCGCCAGGGGcgccacgacggcgacgactACCGGCCATGCACcacggccggccgccaccgctcctccgaACCCACCGCCGCAGCCGGGAGGCTTCGGCCGCCGAGGAAGGCCGCGGCTGCGGGGGGCGACGACGACATGTACAAGATGGTCAACTCGGTCTACTTCGACGCCACCGACTCGTGCAGGTTCTTCTTCGACGATGACGGGGACGGCTGGGAGGCGGGCGGGGACGATGAGGTGGAGGATGGCCTGGACGACGGGAGCTTCTCCACGACCACCGCGTCGGAGGAGTGGTCGGAGGCCGTCATCCGCAGCCTCGGACGGACCTCCACCGACCGCTTCTTCTTCGACGCGGGCCCGGGCACGGCGCCGGCCTCCAACTCCAtcctcgccgcctcgccgtcgccgccgcttccgTGCAGGACGGCGGCTCGGGCGACTCTAGCGCCGCCGCACGAGGAGGCGCCCAAGCAGCAGGCGCTGCCGtccgaggtggcggcggcggcgtcagtaCTGTCCGACGACCCCGACTTCTTTTCCGActcggaggaagaggaggcgccTGCGTCGGCGTCGCTGGTGGAGGAgagcgtggcggtggcgctggacTCGGAGGACCCGTTCGGCGACTTCCGCGCGTCCATGGAGGAGATGGTGTCCGCGCACGGCCTCCGCGACTGGCCGGCGCTCCAGGAGATGCTGCTCTGGTACCTCCGGATCAACGGCAAGCACAACCACGCCCTCATCGTCGGCGCCTTCGTCGACCTGCTCGTCGGCCTCGCCACCGgcagcagcgccgcggcggcaacgacgacgacgaccaccaccaccacgacggcGACGATGACGGCGACGACCACGACGTCGGCgtgcagcaccagcagcagcagctcgagCGCTAGCAGTAGCGGCGGCGATGCTATTACTACTTCTGGTACtgccgcagcagctgctgctgctgctgcgtgcaTTGAGGAGCAATGCGGCGGCGGGAGTGCCGGTGCTTCGTGCTCATCGTCCGATCTGGAAGTGGATGACGGAGAAGGCAGGTGA
- the LOC117834059 gene encoding uncharacterized protein, with protein sequence MERTMIAAGFILLIWCQAAAAAAAWSGGSSRPPTVPARRYTSPLRRQHATAGDGGGGVAVPPMVQYETRHYTQRLDHFNSAPSSYATFQQRYLINGTFWRGKTSPIFLYAGNEGDVELFTNNTGFMWEAAPRFGAMLVFIEHRYYGKSMPFGGKEAAYRDAATKGYLTVPQALADYASFVLSLKANLSAPAAPVLVLGGSYGGMLAAWMRIKYPHIVMGAVASSAPILSFYGLADPYAFYDRMTDDFKSESKHCYEVLRDSWAVLDSLLATKEGSALLKRTFNMCNGSSVEDIPSLLESAVVYAAMTDYPTPSGFLTALPAYPVREMCRAVDDPSSGGNGTLARVRAAMDVYYNHTGAAACFRGEEDDDPYGMYDGWNWQACTEMVLMTYGLSNDSILQPPWPFNFTDVIASCRNATGLPPRPFWIETEFGGYDIGNVLKRSASNIIFFNGLRDPWSTGGVLKSISDSIIALVEPKGAHHVDLRFSSEDDPDWLKQVRAKETRIIARWLKQYYSDEAIST encoded by the exons ATGGAGAGGACGATGATCGCTGCCGGCTTCATTCTCCTCATCTGGTGCcaagccgccgcggccgccgccgcatggagcggcggcagcagtcGGCCGCCGACGGTGCCGGCGAGGCGCTATACCTCGCCGCTGCGGCGCCAGCACGCgacggcgggcgacggcggcggcggcgtggccgtgcCGCCGATGGTGCAGTACGAGACGCGGCACTACACGCAGCGCCTGGACCATTTCAACTCTGCGCCGTCAAGCTACGCCACGTTCCAGCAGCGGTACCTGATCAACGGCACCTTCTGGCGCGGCAAGACGTCGCCCATCTTCCTGTACGCCGGCAACGAGGGCGACGTCGAGCTCTTCACCAACAACACCGGCTTCATGTGGGAGGCCGCGCCCCGGTTCGGCGCCATGCTCGTCTTCATCGAGCACCGGTACTACGGCAAGTCGATGCCGTTTGGGGGCAAGGAGGCGGCGTACAGGGACGCCGCCACCAAGGGCTACCTGACCGTGCCGCAGGCCCTCGCCGACTACGCCTCGTTCGTGCTCAGCCTCAAGGCCAACCtgagcgcgccggcggcgcccgtgcTCGTGCTCGGCGGGTCCTACGGCGGCATGCTCGCGGCGTGGATGCGGATCAAGTACCCGCACATCGTCATGGGCGCCGTCGCGTCGTCCGCGCCCATCCTCAGCTTCTACGGCCTCGCCGACCCGTACGCCTTCTACGACCGCATGACAGACGACTTCAAG AGCGAGAGCAAGCACTGCTACGAAGTGCTTCGTGACTCGTGGGCTGTACTCGACAGTCTGCTCGCCACCAAAGAAGGCTCGGCACTGCTCAAACGTACATTCAACATGTGCAA TGGTAGCAGCGTGGAGGACATCCCGTCGCTGCTGGAGAGCGCGGTGGTGTACGCGGCGATGACGGACTACCCGACGCCGTCGGGGTTCCTGACAGCGCTGCCAGCGTACCCTGTCCGGGAGATGTGCCGCGCCGTCGACGACCCGAGCTCCGGCGGCAACGGCACGCTGGCTAGGGTCCGGGCCGCCATGGACGTCTACTACAACCacacgggcgcggcggcgtgcttccgcggcgaggaggacgacgaccccTACGGCATGTACGACGGGTGGAACTGGCAGGCGTGCACGGAGATGGTGCTCATGACCTACGGGCTCAGCAACGACAGCATCCTGCAGCCGCCGTGGCCCTTCAACTTCACCGACGTCATCGCCAGCTGCCGCAACGCCAccggcctgccgccgcggccATTCTGGATCGAGACCGAGTTCGGCGGATAC GACATTGGGAATGTCTTGAAGAGATCTGCTAGCAacatcatcttcttcaacgGGTTGCGGGATCCGTGGAGCACTGGCGG CGTGTTGAAGAGCATTTCTGACAGCATCATTGCGCTGGTCGAGCCGAAAG GTGCACACCACGTAGACTTGAGATTCTCCAGCGAGGACGACCCCGACTGGCTGAAGCAAGTGCGGGCCAAGGAGACGAGGATCATAGCACGCTGGCTCAAGCAGTACTACAGCGACGAGGCCATCTCGACTTGA
- the LOC117866469 gene encoding B3 domain-containing protein Os11g0156000, with amino-acid sequence MNHLSQEHPQAWPWGMAMYTNLHYHHYYEKEHLFEKPLTPSDVGKLNRLVIPKQHAERYFPLSGDSGEKGLILSFEDEAGKPWRFRYSYWTSSQSYVLTKGWSRYVKEKQLDAGDIVHFERMRGFGMGDRLFICYRRRGESATAAPAPPPAVRVAAPTQSAGGEQQPWSPMCYSTSGSYPTSPANSHAYRCSVDHDPSNMQHAGESQWDRDNRSCSAASAPSRRLRLFGVNLDCGPGPEPEPETPTTMYSYMHQSPYAPDNWGTP; translated from the exons ATGAATCACCTCTCCCAGGAGCACCCCCAGGCCTGGCCCTGGGGTATGGCCATGTACACGAACCTACACTACCACCACTACTACGAGAAAGAGCACCTGTTCGAGAAGCCCCTGACGCCGAGCGATGTGGGCAAGCTCAACAGATTGGTGATCCCCAAGCAGCATGCCGAGAGGTACTTCCCCCTCAGCGGCGACTCCGGCGAGAAGGGCCTGATCTTGTCCTTCGAGGATGAGGCCGGCAAGCCGTGGCGGTTCCGGTATTCGTACTGGACGAGCAGCCAGAGCTACGTGCTCACCAAGGGCTGGAGCCGGTACGTCAAAGAGAAGCAACTTGACGCCGGCGATATAGTGCACTTTGAGAGGATGCGGGGCTTTGGAATGGGCGACCGCCTGTTCATTTGCTACAGGCGCCGCGGTGAGAGTGCAACAGCGGCTCCTGCACCTCCACCCGCGGTGCGCGTAGCTGCGCCTACACAGAGTGCCGGCGGAGAGCAGCAGCCTTGGAGCCCAATGTGCTACAGCACATCAGGATCATACCCAACCAGCCCGGCCAATTCCCATGCCTACCGTTGCTCAGTGGACCATGATCCCAGCAACATGCAACATGCAG GAGAATCTCAGTGGGACAGAGATAACAGGAGTTGCAGTGCAGCATCAGCACCATCCCGGCGGCTCCGGCTATTCGGCGTGAACCTCGACTGCGGCCCAGGACCGGAGCCAGAGCCGGAGACACCAACGACAATGTACAGCTACATGCATCAAAGCCCCTACGCTCCCGATAACTG GGGCACTCCATAA
- the LOC117833651 gene encoding protein GL2-INTERACTING REPRESSOR 2, with the protein MSNGNGGRSGGARGARLELQLHLSPPPAGRMEVDGGDGSDSSSSPSSCVSSDGSPGSKSPMVIGACTRCMMYCMVAKKDFPTCINCKQPSLVDLLHCAGGSGGVAGDDKRRGKGK; encoded by the coding sequence ATGAGCAACGGCAACGGCGGcagaagcggcggcgcgaggggcgCAAGGCTGGAGCTGCAGCTGcacctgtcgccgccgccggctgggaGGATGGAGGTGGACGGGGGCGACGGCAGCgactcgtcgtcgtccccgagCTCGTGCGTGTCGTCGGACGGCAGCCCGGGGAGCAAGTCGCCGATGGTGATCGGCGCCTGCACGCGGTGCATGATGTACTGCATGGTGGCCAAGAAGGACTTCCCCACCTGCATCAACTGCAAGCAGCCCTCCCTCGTAGACCTCCTCCActgcgccggcggcagcggtggcgtcGCCGGAGACGACAAGAGGCGCGGCAAGGGCAAGTGA